A portion of the Sphingobacterium spiritivorum genome contains these proteins:
- a CDS encoding YpdA family putative bacillithiol disulfide reductase, protein MVDLDILIIGAGPIGLACGIEAKAANLSYIIVEKGCLVNSLYNYPVNMTFFSSAERLEIGETPFVTTNPKPKRAEALEYYRRICQKFELSTHLFEEVIAVDPAESNTYIVSTDKATYRAKHIIVATGFYDIPMLLNVPGEDLPKVRHYYNDPHYYAGQHVIVVGASNSSIDAALETYRKGAKVTLVIRGNEVSPRVKYWVRPDIENRIAFKEIDVLYNSHIHSISETAAEISTPQGLITIKNDFVLALTGYRPDFDFLKKIGINVPDVSPMIPEHNEETMETNRKGIYLAGVVCGGLNTHLWFIENSRVHATQIINHIVSGR, encoded by the coding sequence ATGGTTGATTTAGATATATTAATTATCGGAGCAGGCCCCATCGGATTGGCCTGTGGAATCGAAGCAAAAGCAGCAAATCTATCGTATATCATTGTAGAAAAAGGGTGTCTGGTCAATTCCCTGTACAATTACCCTGTGAATATGACGTTCTTTTCCTCAGCAGAACGCCTTGAAATAGGAGAAACACCATTTGTAACGACAAATCCAAAGCCTAAACGAGCAGAAGCCTTGGAATACTACAGACGTATCTGTCAGAAATTTGAACTAAGCACCCATCTTTTTGAAGAGGTCATAGCGGTTGATCCCGCAGAAAGTAATACCTATATCGTATCGACTGATAAGGCTACTTACCGCGCAAAGCACATTATTGTTGCAACAGGTTTTTATGACATTCCCATGTTATTGAATGTTCCTGGTGAAGACCTGCCGAAAGTCAGACATTATTATAATGATCCCCATTATTATGCAGGTCAGCATGTCATTGTTGTGGGTGCCAGCAATTCTTCTATAGATGCCGCATTAGAGACGTACAGAAAAGGAGCTAAGGTAACATTGGTGATCCGTGGAAATGAAGTCAGTCCCAGAGTGAAATATTGGGTACGCCCGGACATAGAAAACCGTATAGCATTTAAGGAAATTGATGTGTTATACAATAGTCATATCCATAGTATCTCAGAAACAGCGGCTGAAATCTCAACTCCACAAGGACTGATTACAATAAAAAATGACTTTGTACTTGCGCTGACAGGATACAGACCTGATTTTGATTTTCTGAAGAAAATCGGAATCAATGTGCCTGATGTATCTCCCATGATTCCGGAGCATAACGAAGAAACCATGGAAACGAACAGAAAAGGAATATATCTGGCAGGTGTAGTGTGTGGAGGATTAAATACACACCTGTGGTTTATTGAAAATTCAAGAGTACATGCAACTCAAATTATCAATCATATTGTATCCGGCAGGTAA